CGCTATCCGTAGCgctaaaaaataaacttcttaattaccccttattttagtaaatctatagctataattaccgctattatattatcgttatcccttagtaataataaattactagctATAGCGGCTTCTATTTATACGTCTAGGTTTTATAGcggacccttagtaattaagtattagtaataaaacgctTATAGCGCCGccggtatatatttaaagctctttatattgtACTATATCGGATCCgtattatatcccttttagtccgcttagtactatagctttcccttatataagcgtaacttaactactttagaGACCTCGTACTCCGGCTCGCcatcgtcgttagtaattagtaacggCAGCTCTTAGTTTTACCTAGGTAGTAGGTCGTTAGTAGcctttcttagcttatttaagtaaaaaactaagtatacccggttacttactaataattctataacctatatacccccctatccggcactaataataggctataggCCGGCCTATAGctactataatttatttatattagtagacTTTTAgtacgaggtattaataaagacctagtctcttatttttaagtcgtCTAGGCGCTAGCGGcggttagtatactttttatattatacctaagtaacctttatattacccctagcgatctcctaggcctcgtatatccctTAAGCTATACGCTACGCGTTAGTACGgtttagcttcttttttatagagctaaaTTAGCGGGTTCGCTTagactagttaaaaaaaagccgtaaCTAGCGAccgaattctattttatataataatagccccgtGGTCTCGCTAagctaggtagtataagcaAAGTCgactataagtagtatattactttagttatcttagtattagttaactagtagtcttaattactataagatatattagtttagtacCTTTATCTAGCCGTCCGTCTATAAGTAATCCGCcgttaatagctatagcttaacCCCGTAAATCTTATAAAGCTCCCCCTAGAAGTTAAAGATAAACTAGGGGCCTCGGTCCGacgtaatagtttttaataggcCAAAGATAAGTAGTAcccgcttataaaatatctagcttatatcttttactatagtagtcttataataaggaataaatATCGCCCTTTTACCTAGGtagtctattactacttatatattattaaatcctttttaattagtaaggatagttataaagttagtaaagaTATGCTACTACGGGTAGTCGGGTACTAGTAGCGGTCTTAGCTCCCTTAGGGGTTTATCGcgcggcttttataattagtaataggtatAGTAGTTCCGAACgtactaataagtatttactattaggcccggctagtagtactactatttaattatttttacgaCCTTATTACGCCCCGGGTAGGCGAGGAGTTTTTACTCGTAGACCtcgtaaataactatagtatagagGTTCTCCTCCTCGGGTACTACGAGTTTcccgtctattattaataatccgtcgttttaaatagactagcGCTCGCGTCCTTCGGCTATTAGCGCTCGTATTAGCGCGAGAGACGCTATAGTAAGGTCcctattaagctttaaaatcttCTCTACTAGTAGGTACCCCTATAGCTCGTtttctaataaaaataagctaactataagctatagttagctaaCGGCGGCGCTTAGTAGCGCCCGTAGCTCCGCTacaatattaagaaatagtagtcctaataatataaggacttatatcctattagcctcttttagtacttactaagtacgaATATCttccgttttttataaaagggcgtTAGCTAGTACGTTCTCCTTCCCCGGGTAGTAAtagatttaaaaattaaagtccGCTAGCGTACTAGCctagcgggcttattataagttaagtaggcgcttagttataaagaatagtagtagttaatagtttataataacgtcgaacttatatttatagcttacgagctccgcgcgctattcctctaagtatagtactatcgctagtatttttttattataaatagtatagttaagctttatattacttatcgtctttaagtaaaaggctactaagtactataacccgttatcttcttattattatagtagcgcCCCGGcgtatattaagttaaaggtatttatttttagccgcgttaatagctctagcttaaaatagtaaaagataGGCGCCGACGTTagcgctagctttataactttaaaggCCGTCTCATAGCTAGcgctaaagttaaaaagaactcccttacttattagcctcgtAAGGGGCCTAGCTAAGCGGccgtaattctttataaacctcttataaaagttatagaacctaaggaaaaactaaatacccaaaagtaatataagtagtttctaatctctaattataaagactttttcCTCGTccggctatatactttttattaaaactacgaagcttaagtacttcgtagtagtaacgctaaattcgtactttttaatatccgcttataagcttactttctatAAGCGGTCTAGTACTTTAGTAACGTactcttagtactaaaggGGGTCGTTAGAAAAGATTAGgatatcgtttatatatattatataaaagtcgtttaaatactctattagtatttcgtttatatatcgctaatacgtaataggcccgttatagagcttaaagggtactattttatatttatataccccgtaGCGGGTTCTAAACGTCGTTAAGTCCTCGGAGGCTAGGTCGAGTCGGATATAGTAGAAGGCCTACTTAATatctagcttaataaataccttcGCTCTACCTAACTACGCgagggtcttattaataagtaataataagtaacggtctttttttataaccttattaagcttatagaagTTAACGTAAAAGCGCAGGCTACTATcgtacttctttataaatagcgttagtaatacGAAAGGAGCATtacctagcttaataaatcccttttataagtactctagtaaataggcccttatagcctctagctcgggtactaactacttatataaagggtaataagttagcttCTCCCTACTACTATCTAAGAGCTCgatcttatagttatatagcctataagGCACTAGTATATCGCTAGTAGCCTTACTAAAAACGTCGGTCCAGGGCCGCAAATACTCCGGTaagttcgttattataaagtcgtaagtaacctagttattatcGTATAAGGGGTctgcctcctccttcttatcctctataatatagttaagcttatagagtaatatagagcctaTCTCGACGTCGTTCTGCCttaggttttttttaaaagcgggagcgctaataaaagtaatatctatttatactattactaagtatagtttttattacctagCCCTCTTTACGGGGGCGATATTAGTACCGTTAAGGGCGCGTTCTATTTTCCTTATATTCTTAGCCtcgtttaattactatatttaacgggctattatttttagcgggcgtagtaatatcctaatcAGTATACCCTTCGCCCGCTACTATTAGAGCTTTTGGTTATAACGAGTTATATTTATCTCGAATAGGTCCTATTAATAGTCGGCgtcgatttagtattatacgtcGATAACTTCCGGGGTACATAGGTCCTCGATATCCCTAACGATAGTAGAGagcgtcttttataataataggtccttaggctatattagaTATCGGCGGcgaatattagggtttacccCGTAGTATTCGAACCACTTTTGCCCTAGGATTAGGTTATAgcggcccgtattaagctaaaagaggggtgCCTTTAGAAGGacccgttaattaatatataagttagcggtttatattacgctagtattatCTAATCGCTCTCTATTAAATCTAGTAATAgggattaggtattataatttataaaatagggctatatagaaccgttataataaagaggttacgtagttatttataaatctatacttattagctcccgtattaaataaggctcttaagcgaattctatatttattaaatactaatataagctctatcttaaggggctagccccctacgagatcttataagtttactaaattaattactaatcttccgtcctttttatatatatcccctagctaggagtttacttttactaagggTTCTAGTTTTCCGAACCTAACTCTATTTTAGTAGGGCCCTTAGTaacgttaatagcggctatagtagtctttagcttcttagggtagtccttagaaatatatttagtattattataaacgaagtaagcgttactatccttaagcttttaatatagggctttagGGATCGTCTCGCGGGTAGAAGTACGACCTtagtcctatttagtacctctagtacctttattatttccgttatttctattatttctACCCGAGGTCTAGCGAGTCTAGCTAGAAGCCTTAACCGGGCAGTCCTctataaaagggggctatatcgCGTTAGCTAActaagtaacgtacttagtatatttttaaaaagtagccgtgttatctaagtacttcgatatagcttagttacgaagatatataagtagcttattataaaaacggcgcttttactaagactttaaaagcttattaatacgcgcgagcttagcgaatatagagcgcttttaataaacgtttttaaatataatcgcGAGTACgtttagcttataactagcgttatttatagtaatcgggctagtataagccgacttaagctcgtagaatagctactcggccgtaataatctcgttagaagttagtattaggtatataaactccgtagTACTAcctctaattttattaataatatactctaggcggtacctatccgtactatagttagtattttctAAGCGCTTTGTAATATGCTAGAGCTAGTAGTCGAActtaaggctagtattattacttataaaaataagtacgttaggtattttttaagagcCGTAAGTAATGGGATAGGACGAGGTTAGAGTAGTCTCGCGGCTACCCTAcgtctttaagtatattagttagtattttagcgcgctaagggtagtagtatcctaaatagagctagcctaggagccgttctctaattactttagtcttttagctatagctatattattagcaTAGGCTCGGGTAAGGGCTTCTTTCTTAATACAgagctctataatagtaatatatataaagtcgaggtttttatagGTTATTGCGTATAGGCgctccgtattattatttaactagctaatagTAAAAGCCAGGACCTGctctaattaatactaagcaaTGCGcatctttagctactattcgatctatttaagtagggtCTTTTCGTCGTTTTTAAGGTATAGCTCCTagataaggtcgaggttaatatactacttagtgttctttttaaagagaATATCGTCGTAGATATAGATAGGCGaggtaagctagttagctacgttactaaggtATACTAAGCAATTAGCCTAGGTAGTAAAGGGTAAGAAGCGCTCtactagctagttaaatagcgCGACCTTAGGGTCGATAACTAAGAACTTAGCGCCTTTATTAAGGCTTATAACGCTTTATTAAGACTCGTAAAGGCGGCGACTTTATTAGAAGCCGTTAGTACGAAAGGAGACCTAGCCtccctaattatattctctaactattacgtttagtaaagggggtatatatttagagagtatcgattatactacttatgcGCAATTAATTCGGTCGGCTATCGCTCGGCTCTTttatacgcttttttaataggggtagctaattagtataataagtagttaattaattaaaatattgtCGTTCTATCTCTagagaatagttaattaagtgacgttaagtagtattacgaaagggaacttaaggtaggtcggaacgctactatattaacctaattaactaaagacttaacgtaaagaaagaaaaaatagaatagtaggtagaagctagcgagctagccctttaggcctagcggtttagctcgttacgtaattactaagagcttagcctcgcaGCCTGAGGCTGAGCCACGGGGCCCATAGGGGCCCTAATACCTACTGCTGTGAcagatatagtaaataattctattattattaaaaagtaatactttttaaattactattaaaaagctcgtttagctagtttaacgttattaaatatataaagtaaataaaaaataactaaactatatccccctaatatagctagactacttactaatttaatagtcctatttaacctagttatactaactaaaaagactataaatactaggtaagtaattagtaatattaaaaaagttattaactaggtattaataacgtctattattaactaattaatacttaagaaggctagcgagctctataattagttaaagttatttataaagcttagtttagattataatacttaacgactattatttaaaaaaataaaaaaggtacttaataagtaggcctattatttaataatattttaatactatattcgagttctaaaagctaaagttaactaattaaggccgtaaaaaaagaaaagtatattaataaacttaaatattaagttcgtaaatatttagaatatatagagagcttaggaggactttagtaactatctaattagtcctagtcgacttataagagttaaattacttagggagaataataactatattattatagtagtagaagatagttaattaattaagtatagttagtagcgatgttttaatattatgttttaatagggtggccaaaagggggggggtggctaaaagggggtaGGTCGACTTACTAGGTATAGGTGGCCTTTCTACCTGAATAAGCGGCGCAACCACAGTTACTTCAATGCTGACAAGTCTCCGGTCTACCAGCATTGGGATTTATGGCCACTCACATGGCCTTCTTCATCCTTTTGGACGGTCAGCCTGTTGCAACGTCTGGCTTCAGTCAGAACTTACAGGCTGCTCTAGCTAACTTTCTTGCCATCGCCGTCGAGATTTGTCTTCTCAGTGGCATCGCAGTAGCTTACGACCAGACTCTGTGGCAACTCCTCCGTCGCAAAGCACTCAGAGCATACACAATCGATAAGCTTGTAACCCTGGTTCTGAGTCCGTGGAACTTGTTCCGGTCGGATCTTTTGACTAGCGCACCCGAGCTCTGGTTGATCGCGTTTCTCTGCTTCATGATCCCAGTTACTGTCGTCTTCCCGCCTGGTGCGCTGACAGTTGAGTTTGAAAATGCGGTGTTGCCGGTCACTTTGACGAATGTGCCGACACTGGATATCAGCGACTGGGGAAACGGGAGTGCCAGAGACTTTATGCGGCTCTCGTTGATGGAGCCTGATAACGATCTTGTCTACGTGTTAGTATATAATCCACCATGACCAAATCTTTACTAGCTGATTGGATCTATGATACTTTAGAGATGAGATACGACCAAACTTGAGACAAACTGCCTCCCTTGTCATCAGTCTTGGCGAGCCGGTACATTTTGCTTCGCCTTGCAGTGGTCCTTGTACCTACAACTTAGTCTTTGATGGACCGAAGTTCGATTGCAATCAACCGAAGCCAACAAAGCAGAAATACCCAACCCTTAATCCCTGCACTCGAGACGTTTTCTACACCGAAAACGGGGCATACTCGAACCAATCCTTCGTGTACAACAACACTCTTGTCATAACTTGGGATACAATAAAGGGCGGGCAGTGCGTTCCGGATGGTCGCAGAACAATGGATTGCACAATGGAGCTTGCTACCTACAACTTTACTATTTCTGACTCTCAAAATGGCACCCGCGAGATTGAGACTGAGATCCTCAAAACTTCACCGATATGGACGGACGAAGCACCGGTTCAGAAAGAATTCGCAACGTACTTTTTCGATTACAGATACGAAACAGCTTATGACTCGCCCATAAATCAGCAAGAGCTCACGAGAAACTTCACACGTGCCCAAGCATTTGCTATCAGGAAAGCTGCCGTAGATGCCATGGTCGGCGGTGTATTTCTATGTAAGTGAGGACGCGACCAAATCAGTCTACCTGTTTCTAATGCGTCAAAGACCGAGATGAAAGATATGGTGTCGAACTACCATGGATTAAGCCCGGACCTGGCTCCCTTGCCGCAGGAAGCCCTTACATTGGACTCGAGGATAAGTTCAATCCGACACTTGATATCAGCCCCCAGTCAATCGAGAGATATCTACAGGATGTCGTGATCTCCACCGTGTCGTTAAATCAAATGTCGGCTGGGCCTCTATGGGTCAACAGTCAGCCTGTTGAGGCACTCGCCGGTGCAAACATCTACAGCTTCAGCGAACCGTGGCAATTCTATGCCCCGTATGTTTCGTGCCTGGTAGTCACGCTGACAGTGTACATCCTTGGGTGGAGGGCATTACACCGAAACGGATGTTCGGCTGGAAATAGTTTCCTTCAGTTCGTGGTAACGACCAGCACGAGCAGCAGGCTACATGAACTTGGGAAACCTTGCAGTATCGGGGGAAGCGAGAGTTTCTCGAAAGAGTTGAAAGATGTTAAGCTCCGTTTCGGCATTAAGCGGACGACGAGTGATGTAGAATCAGGTGATGGGGATGAACGGGTGGTTGTCCTCGGGACTGAGTCTGAGATTGAGTCGCTTCGGGCTCGACATCTCAGACCTCACCGCGACGTAAGCGCTTTTCCCACATGATCAGGTTGGAGTTCACTCGCGAGATAGAATTTGCTCTATACTTTAGCTCGGGTGGGCCTCCGACGTCAAGACACCAAGAACCTTATTCATTGGATGATCCCATCACAACTCACGACAGACGAGCTTATCAACATTCACTGTTCTTTCGGACATGTTGCGGAAAGCCAAATCTGTGATAGTGGGATAACTCAGTCACCTGTGTGATGCTCTGTAATGTCGCATTCCCGAACTTCCAATTTGACTTCCTGTATCCATTTCTTAAACCTCCAGTCGCAGAGCCTGTTTTCAGTTTGTTGAGGTATCTTTCATCATACCCCATGACCAAGCATCTCTGGTGAGTCTATCGATCTCGGCAAGGGCAGATCCATATCGAATCTTTGAACCGCAGGGCGCGCCTTAGACCAATATTCAGCGATATTACAGCGATATGAATCTTGTATATACATAAGGTACTTTGCATACCAATGGAATTTAGACGTAACTGCGACTCCTATACCGTCCTGAGTAGAGATCCTGGTACCAGGTTGCTGCCGTTCGGCAATTGATCAGGGAACTACTTTCTTCTAACAAAAGACCGCCAACGCAAACATATGACGAACAATAGTACCCAAATTCTCACCGATTAGCACGAGCCTCCTGTCTTAAATCTGTCAACATATCATCACATGCCAGAACGTAGGTCCGTCGCAAATTGCGTCATCTGCATGTATATTCATACCTTGCAGCAAACTCGGGATTGGGTATTGGTTCATCGGTTGCAAGAACACATCGGCTATAGCCAATGAAACATGTGTACCGCTGCAGAAAACAATTTGTTTTTGACCGATAAGATGGGTGTGATTAATTTTACCTCGTGACTGCATAATCAGGTCCGCTCCCGAAACTGAACTCTCTTACAAGTCTAGACAAATCTATAGATTCGGCGTCCGCTAGCCATTTCAGTTGAGGCCTACAATGCCACAGCTCGCATGTAAACGCATGTGAAGACTGCTCAGAAAGCAATTGCACATGTTGGAAACCATGGAAATATTTATGCAGTGAGGATGCACCTATCTTTCCTCTGTTTGATTTCAACTTCATTTCCATCGACTTTAAAGTGTCTATCTGCCTGAGCCTCTCACTACAAATTTCCACATTTCCACAACCATTGTTAGAACAAAGAAAATGGCCGTCTCTAGCCTGAACAAACCCGCGGCCCCATCCCTCGGGCTGCGATCTCAGAGATCTACCCATCGCCTCAACCAGATCGAAAGACTTCGTGCCAATGGTATCGGCGATCTGGTTGACTTGCCTCAACTTGTTGTCTGTGGCGACCAGTCCGCAGGCAAAAGCTCCGTGCTAGAGGGCATTACTGGCATGCCTTTCCCTCGTCAAGAAGGTCTCTGTACCCGATTTCCCACGGAGATTGTTCTACGGCACTCTAATGAGCCATTCATGGCGAAGGCTACTATTCGGCCTCACTCTTCTCGCCCGCCTGGTATTGCACAGACTCTCAGTAACTATGTGCGCGAGATGGAGGAAGACCTCTCCGACCTTCCCGTCGCCATTGAGGAGGTCTCCAAGCTTATGGGGATACGCGGCTTTACCGACTCTCCTGATGATGCTGCGTTTGCATCTGATGCTCTTCGCATTGAGATTTCGGGCCCTACAGGATTGCAACTGAGCATTGTTGACCTCCCTGGCCTTATTTCGGTGTCCAACGAGGAACAGTCTCAAGCTGACGTTGAGGCCGTCCATGCTATGGTTCGGGGCTACCTCAAGAGCACTCGAACCATCATTCTCGCTGTGGTTCAAGCCAGCAACGACTTTGCCAATCAAGGCATAATCAGAATCGCCCGCGAGTATGATCCAGATGGACAACGGACTGTCGGTATAATCACCAAACCCGATCTCATCAATGCTGGATCTGAGGCCAAGCTCGCCAACATCGCCAAGAACAAGGACGCTATCAAGCTCAAACTCGGCTTCTTCCTTCTCAAAAACCCCAGTCCATCCGAGATGAAAGCCGACAGTGGCAACAACAATCGCGCAGAACGTGAAATGAACTTGTTTTCTTCACCAGCCTGGAAGGCTCAAAACCTTGACATGAGCCGGGTTGGCATTGAAAATTTGAAAGCATTTTTACAAGAGCTTCTGGATGAGCACCTCGAGGGGGAGCTGCCCAAACTGAAGGATGAGATCAGACGTAAACTCGGCTGTTTTGAAAAAGATCTCGAAGAAATGGGCCCTGAACGCCGATCCCTCGGCGATATTCGATCTTTCATGACCAACGTCAGTATGCGCTACTATCAACTAGCTCAGGCGGCCCTAGACGGGAATTATCACTGCTCTGAAGCCGCCTTCTTCAAGGAAAACAACGGAAGCAGACTTCGCTCCTTGGTTCACCAGCGAAACGGTGCTTTCGCAACGAAAGTCCGTGAACAAGGTCACAAACGCAAGATTACCTATGGTCCACCTACGCCCCGCTCAGAAGATGGTTCTAGCAGTAAGAGCAGCCAAATTCTTGTGACGGGAACTGAGATGGTCTCCTGGGTTCGGGAGGTTAGCCTTCGAAATGTTGTGTGATTCCTACAACAAAGTCAAAACCGCTAATTGTGATCAGACTTACACCCAGACCCGAGGTCGTGAACTTCCTGGCAATTACAACCACATCCTACTCGCTGAGCTTTTCCACGAGCACTCGAGTCCGTGGCGCGATCTCGCAAAAGACCATGTTTCCACTGTTGTAGAGTGTGTCTCAAAATGGATCCGTGAAGCGGTGGCTACGCTTGTTCATGAGGATCGCCTACGCAGAGACACCACCAGCTTCTGTCAAGAGCAGCTAGAACTCTCTAGGAAGGCTGCATTCAAGGAGCTTGAGCAATTATTCTTGGATGAGGATCGTCATCCAATTACGTACAATCATTATTACACTGACAACATCCAAAAGGCGCGCAACACTTCGCAGAAAGACCTTTTAGAGAACTCGCTCGCCATGGTTGGTGCGCGCAATCTTAGAACTTGCGATGCCAATGACAGAAAGCTTCTCGTTGAAGAATTGCAACCCAAGCTCTGCGTTAATATGGATCAGCAAGCATGTGAGGAGGCTCTCGCAGGTCTCAATGCTTACTACAAGGTACGTACTCAAATCACACTTGCCTTCTCTCTGCTCAAGACACTGATATTGTCTCACAGGTTGCAATGAAGACGTTCGTGGACAACGTGTGTAGACAAGTCATTGAACGCCACATTCTGGCTCCGCTGCCAGAGATCTTTTACCCCACGACAGTCTCGCAATTCTCTGACGATGAGCTACTGCGCATTGGGTCGGAGCCGGAGAAGGAAATCGCTCGACGGCAAAGGCTAGAGGCGTCTGTTAAAGGGTTACGAAGTAGCCTTCTTGAATTGCAGTGCTTATCAGGTTAGCTAATGTTTAGATCGATGACTTTGCTGAGCCCTTCCTGCTAACACTGTCGCCTGGGGATGTTCCTTCTTCTTTAGTTGCAGTTCTGATGAGACGAATCTGGTACAATATTTGCAACAGCTTGATGTTTACTTCGAATCTATATCTTCTAATTGCTCTCGTCGTTCATTCGGGATCACCGCGCTAGCTTCCGTCTTGCTGGGGTTTTTATCTTTGGTATTTGCTGACTCAGTAGCATGGACATTATTCTGTTATCCGCAGCTTTCTCGTGCCATTCTCTCAGCAGGATATGAAAGTGCAGCAGCTATCTGCAAGTCATACCCTAATTACATTGGGGCGTCATTGGCAGGTTCCGATATGAGCCAGCTTAGCACAGTGTTTGGGCCTCAGAAAGAACTAGTCGCCAGAACATGATGAGGCTCTGTCCGTCTTACTATTATGCCGTCCACTTTTCGTTGCCTTCCGCAGGGTGACCGGCTTCCATCACAGCCTAAACCCACGCCTTTTTGAACACAGTTCGAGGTCGATGCTACCTAGAGGGCCTCGTCGAGTCTCTTGCCTGGTTGTCGTGGGTCCCTAGGCTCTCCACGCCAACATGGACTACACCGCTTCCAAGACTGTACCTAGCTGGAACCCGCCGGATACCTCACCTTTTTTTGAGGCTGGAGCGTTGGATTCATCCCGGTCTTCCATTGATATCCCTTCTTATTGTGGGAGATGGGGCCACATGGAGCTCCACGGCAGCGGCAACCAACCCCAGCTCTCCGTCGCCTGCTCCCCAAACCAAGAGCCGCGTGCTCGACCTGCATACGCCAGAACTCGGCCCGTTGTAGTTCATTGCCTCCCGAATTTCCTCAAGCAGATAATTAAGACATCTCAAAAGGACAAGAAACAGGCATTCGACACCCCAAGAGCGAGCATTATCTGTCGAATTCCAGATATCAGGGTGACAGAACTGAACACCTCGACTGTCAGTGGTCAGACGTTGCAGTAGTCTTCTCGAAAGCACTCAGTGCTCGGCTACCCACATTGGTACCCTGCACTCCGTTACACTGTACGTAATCAACAGACATGAACCAGGGTATCTGTGTCCGGACCGGCGTGGATCGGCCAAGCATCACTTCACGCCCTATCTTAGCAAAAGGGAGCACGCGAAGGTGACCTGCCGACCACCAGTGCAAGTCGACGCTTTGCTACGGCTACGCGTGGCTTTCAGCGGAACTCCTGAGCGGAGGTGGGTGGAATGTCGAAAGCAAACAAGCTCCGGCGCCACGGCCAagacttttttttctctcgtTGGTTTTTCTGTCGACGGTCCCTCTCCTCTCCACCTCCAAATCAAATTTCTCGGAGCCCCATGCCCGACCCTTCACCCTCGTCCTCGCGCTCCTCCGCCGAGCCTCTCGGCAAGGCTCGGCGCGGCACGGCATTCGCCGTGGCGGACCAATGGGCGGAGGCCGCGGTCGTACCAACGTCGCCCGAGAGTCATGTCTGACGGATGCCAACCGGGGCGCAATCACCCTGGGCACCTTGGTAACGAGCCTTGGTTTTCTTGGACGC
The Colletotrichum lupini chromosome 6, complete sequence DNA segment above includes these coding regions:
- a CDS encoding vacuolar sorting protein VPS1, which translates into the protein MAVSSLNKPAAPSLGLRSQRSTHRLNQIERLRANGIGDLVDLPQLVVCGDQSAGKSSVLEGITGMPFPRQEGLCTRFPTEIVLRHSNEPFMAKATIRPHSSRPPGIAQTLSNYVREMEEDLSDLPVAIEEVSKLMGIRGFTDSPDDAAFASDALRIEISGPTGLQLSIVDLPGLISVSNEEQSQADVEAVHAMVRGYLKSTRTIILAVVQASNDFANQGIIRIAREYDPDGQRTVGIITKPDLINAGSEAKLANIAKNKDAIKLKLGFFLLKNPSPSEMKADSGNNNRAEREMNLFSSPAWKAQNLDMSRVGIENLKAFLQELLDEHLEGELPKLKDEIRRKLGCFEKDLEEMGPERRSLGDIRSFMTNVSMRYYQLAQAALDGNYHCSEAAFFKENNGSRLRSLVHQRNGAFATKVREQGHKRKITYGPPTPRSEDGSSSKSSQILVTGTEMVSWVRETYTQTRGRELPGNYNHILLAELFHEHSSPWRDLAKDHVSTVVECVSKWIREAVATLVHEDRLRRDTTSFCQEQLELSRKAAFKELEQLFLDEDRHPITYNHYYTDNIQKARNTSQKDLLENSLAMVGARNLRTCDANDRKLLVEELQPKLCVNMDQQACEEALAGLNAYYKVAMKTFVDNVCRQVIERHILAPLPEIFYPTTVSQFSDDELLRIGSEPEKEIARRQRLEASVKGLRSSLLELQCLSG